A stretch of Myxococcus hansupus DNA encodes these proteins:
- a CDS encoding murein transglycosylase A produces the protein MDLRHLRILLLSALGLFASACPSPTRAPVTRPEDALLGLARKMEPRDDGDVESLRTAVAESLVWLRSRPSDTRFIYGARQVTLAELRTALERLHARLQSNLTPEQLWAVVLEDFEPLEAAGGEDGQVLFTGYYEPTIEASLTRTAEYTVPIHAAPSDLIEVPLEPFAERFKAERVFGRLDGRKVVPYWSRGDIRGGRLDGRKLELAWAKDPVALFFLEVQGSGSLQLPDGTRRRLGYAASNGRPYRSIGSLLIQEGAIPKEEMSMQALRAWLAANPQQRTRVLEHNESYVFFRFLNTASVGSLGRPVTAGRSIATDARLFPKGGLAFIHTERPVRMADGSVQWKPLARFVLNQDTGGAIKGAGRVDVFWGAGPQAELAAGMMKQKGRLLFLVPRPGRAAPLIAPQPLTSAP, from the coding sequence ATGGACCTGCGGCACCTCCGAATCCTCCTGCTGTCGGCGCTGGGGCTCTTCGCCTCGGCCTGTCCCAGCCCCACTCGCGCACCCGTCACCCGGCCCGAGGACGCGCTCCTCGGACTGGCCCGCAAGATGGAGCCGCGCGACGACGGCGACGTCGAGTCCCTGCGCACCGCCGTCGCGGAGAGCCTCGTCTGGCTGCGGAGCCGCCCCTCCGACACACGCTTCATCTACGGCGCGCGGCAGGTCACCCTCGCGGAGCTGCGGACCGCCCTGGAGCGGCTGCACGCGCGGCTCCAGTCGAACCTCACGCCGGAGCAGCTCTGGGCCGTGGTCCTGGAGGACTTCGAGCCCCTGGAGGCCGCGGGCGGCGAGGACGGCCAGGTGCTCTTCACCGGCTACTACGAGCCCACCATCGAGGCGAGCCTGACGCGGACGGCCGAGTACACCGTGCCCATCCACGCGGCCCCGTCCGACTTGATTGAAGTGCCGCTGGAGCCCTTCGCGGAGCGCTTCAAGGCGGAGCGCGTCTTCGGCCGGCTCGATGGGCGCAAGGTGGTGCCGTACTGGTCGCGCGGCGACATCCGCGGTGGGCGGCTCGACGGGCGGAAGCTGGAGCTGGCGTGGGCGAAGGACCCGGTGGCGCTCTTCTTCCTGGAGGTGCAGGGCAGCGGCTCCCTGCAGTTGCCGGACGGGACGCGGCGCCGCTTGGGTTACGCCGCGTCCAACGGGCGCCCGTACCGGAGCATCGGCTCGCTGCTCATCCAGGAGGGCGCCATCCCCAAGGAGGAGATGTCCATGCAGGCGCTGCGCGCGTGGTTGGCGGCGAACCCCCAGCAGCGCACGCGGGTGCTCGAGCACAACGAGTCCTATGTGTTCTTCCGCTTCCTGAACACCGCGTCGGTGGGCTCGCTCGGGCGGCCGGTGACGGCGGGGCGCTCCATCGCGACGGACGCGCGGCTGTTCCCCAAGGGCGGCCTGGCCTTCATCCACACCGAGCGCCCCGTGCGCATGGCTGACGGTTCGGTGCAGTGGAAGCCGCTGGCGCGCTTCGTGCTCAACCAGGACACGGGCGGCGCCATCAAGGGCGCGGGTCGCGTGGACGTCTTCTGGGGCGCGGGGCCCCAGGCGGAGCTGGCCGCGGGGATGATGAAGCAGAAGGGCCGCCTGCTCTTCCTGGTCCCCCGGCCCGGACGCGCCGCGCCCCTGATTGCGCCGCAGCCGCTCACGTCTGCGCCGTAG
- a CDS encoding OsmC family protein, translating to MESTLYTGEVRTVGESMARSTTDAGPFKIFMDEPVELGGRNGAPSPLDFILAAHAGCLNYMTFFIARELGIPVTRTDITVRGSLDPATFAGQGGGARAGYQALEVTLLVHTPANADQLALLKREVEARCPVSDNLARATPVHLTLKAATAQT from the coding sequence ATGGAAAGCACCCTGTACACCGGAGAGGTCCGGACCGTCGGAGAGAGCATGGCGCGCAGCACCACCGACGCGGGCCCCTTCAAGATATTCATGGACGAGCCCGTGGAGCTGGGCGGCAGGAATGGCGCGCCCAGCCCGCTCGACTTCATCCTCGCCGCGCACGCGGGCTGCCTGAACTACATGACCTTCTTCATCGCCCGCGAGCTGGGCATCCCCGTGACGCGCACGGACATCACCGTCCGGGGCTCGCTGGACCCGGCGACGTTCGCCGGCCAGGGCGGCGGCGCGCGCGCGGGCTACCAGGCCCTGGAGGTCACCCTGCTCGTCCACACCCCGGCGAACGCGGATCAGCTCGCCCTGCTCAAACGCGAGGTGGAGGCCCGCTGTCCGGTGAGCGACAACCTCGCCCGGGCCACCCCGGTGCACCTCACGCTGAAGGCCGCTACGGCGCAGACGTGA
- a CDS encoding 2-oxoglutarate and iron-dependent oxygenase domain-containing protein: MSSDVVETKDGVVVLDYARLAAGADLSAAIERAYGHDGIGLLVVRGIPGLAELRDNLLPLGFRFAALPTEVKDRYVHERSSYSFGWSHGKELLRPGQFDEFKGSYYNNPQYDVPHTDAALIEKHPENYHPNVWPEADFPELRPAFMALGQRMVDVGVLVAGQCDTYVQSKLGDRLSPDAALAKTIRESRACKARLLYYFAINEDATPRTRDSWCGWHSDHGSLTALCPAMYFEAEPGAVEPARKDIPVPDPEAGLYVRTRNGEERKVVIPKDSLAFQIGESSQIVTGGLLRSTPHAVQALAHPASRNISRSTFAVFMQPDNDQHLRAPEGADPVEQKVGAFQPGMTFGDFAKATFAKFYNPYA; the protein is encoded by the coding sequence ATGAGCAGCGACGTGGTGGAAACGAAAGACGGAGTGGTGGTCCTCGACTATGCGCGGCTCGCGGCGGGCGCGGACCTGAGCGCCGCCATCGAGCGCGCGTACGGGCATGACGGCATTGGCCTCCTGGTCGTCCGGGGCATCCCCGGGCTGGCCGAGCTGCGCGACAACCTGCTGCCCCTGGGCTTCCGGTTCGCGGCGCTGCCCACCGAGGTGAAGGACCGCTACGTCCACGAGCGCAGCAGCTACTCGTTCGGTTGGAGCCACGGCAAGGAGCTGCTGCGTCCCGGCCAGTTCGATGAGTTCAAGGGCTCGTACTACAACAACCCCCAGTACGACGTGCCGCACACCGACGCGGCGCTCATCGAGAAGCACCCGGAGAACTACCACCCCAACGTGTGGCCGGAGGCGGACTTCCCGGAGCTGCGGCCCGCGTTCATGGCGCTGGGGCAGCGCATGGTGGACGTGGGCGTGCTGGTCGCAGGGCAGTGCGACACCTACGTGCAATCCAAGCTGGGCGACCGCTTGTCGCCGGACGCGGCGCTGGCGAAGACGATTCGCGAGTCGCGCGCGTGCAAGGCGCGGCTGCTCTACTACTTCGCCATCAACGAGGACGCGACGCCGCGCACGCGGGATTCGTGGTGTGGCTGGCACAGCGACCACGGCTCGCTCACGGCGCTCTGCCCGGCCATGTACTTCGAGGCCGAGCCCGGCGCGGTGGAGCCCGCGCGCAAGGACATCCCGGTGCCTGACCCGGAGGCGGGGCTCTACGTGCGCACGCGGAATGGCGAGGAGCGCAAGGTCGTCATCCCGAAGGACAGCCTCGCGTTCCAGATTGGCGAGAGCTCGCAGATTGTCACCGGCGGGCTGCTGCGCTCCACGCCGCACGCGGTGCAGGCCCTGGCGCACCCGGCGAGCCGCAACATCTCGCGCTCCACCTTCGCGGTGTTCATGCAGCCGGACAATGACCAGCACCTGCGGGCTCCCGAGGGCGCGGACCCCGTGGAGCAGAAGGTGGGCGCCTTCCAGCCCGGCATGACGTTTGGTGATTTCGCCAAGGCGACGTTCGCGAAGTTTTACAATCCCTACGCGTAA
- a CDS encoding DUF2845 domain-containing protein: MRALGLTIALAMAGAPMAADAASLRCGRALVSDGALKSEVLAKCGEPEAKGFRTVTDSAGSVTPNPNTGGVTTERRSVSREYEEWTYNFGTRRLIQVVTFENGRLIDVQSAGYGN, translated from the coding sequence ATGCGCGCGTTGGGACTGACAATTGCTCTGGCCATGGCGGGAGCCCCGATGGCGGCGGATGCGGCTTCGCTTCGCTGTGGCCGGGCGCTCGTGTCGGATGGTGCGCTCAAGTCAGAGGTGCTCGCGAAGTGCGGAGAGCCGGAGGCGAAGGGCTTCCGCACGGTGACGGACTCGGCGGGCTCGGTGACGCCCAATCCGAATACGGGGGGCGTCACGACGGAGCGGCGGTCCGTCTCCCGCGAGTACGAGGAGTGGACGTACAACTTCGGGACGCGCCGCTTGATTCAGGTGGTGACATTCGAGAACGGCCGCCTCATCGACGTGCAGAGCGCCGGGTACGGCAACTAG
- a CDS encoding carboxypeptidase-like regulatory domain-containing protein, producing MKHGFRWGMGLGAMATVLGSLGMWRAEELAHPELIEILTPELVRLPSLPPLPLPPPAADGRAEQIRVRVLSASSGAPLAGAMVALLRGKADLAQPLEAAFTNAEGVALFTEAQGGLFAVCARGAGHAEECEAEVGVVAGGELSVELRLPPGAVVEGQVRQHDGLPAAGVRLMAMGTAMNGRMTVMPTQAVTDAEGRYRLDGVSPGYVRVTPFAPEGPGNVREVQDEVTVGAVARLDIQLAGFAPVTVHLDIAEGDRDADVRSVSLSGALRRQPDGSWTGASEAGSQRAGAHGYIGWGWAGGGMPVVLTPGVAATFRFPFVYDRTSGVIPRGPPSPRDEDVEANRFELAGRVFLPDGTPVKGGIRVSTEAPMYIGRCGNVPRIHSHHRFEGAEFVIRPMVGEREVYAWLDDGRAGKITVRGRVGERVSADIRLEETGAVVGQLEVDDDYYSNRSEVIVVDGMWYGVWHRSGEDGRFTVAGLSPGKHSLVTPAGTLDFNINARERTNVGLLKKQPPEEVSAASP from the coding sequence ATGAAGCACGGGTTTCGCTGGGGCATGGGCCTGGGTGCCATGGCGACGGTGCTCGGGAGCCTGGGCATGTGGCGCGCCGAGGAGCTGGCGCACCCGGAGCTCATCGAGATCCTGACGCCGGAGCTCGTGAGGCTGCCCTCGCTGCCGCCGCTCCCGTTGCCGCCGCCCGCGGCGGATGGCCGGGCGGAGCAGATTCGCGTGCGTGTCCTCTCCGCGAGCAGCGGTGCTCCGCTGGCGGGCGCGATGGTCGCGCTCCTGCGAGGAAAGGCGGACCTCGCGCAGCCGCTGGAGGCCGCGTTCACGAACGCGGAGGGCGTGGCGCTGTTCACGGAGGCGCAGGGCGGGCTGTTCGCCGTCTGTGCCCGTGGCGCGGGCCATGCGGAGGAATGTGAGGCCGAAGTCGGGGTCGTCGCGGGTGGCGAGCTCTCCGTGGAGCTGCGGTTGCCGCCGGGGGCGGTCGTCGAGGGACAGGTCCGTCAGCACGACGGGCTGCCCGCGGCGGGCGTTCGGCTGATGGCGATGGGCACGGCCATGAATGGCCGCATGACAGTGATGCCGACCCAGGCGGTGACGGACGCGGAGGGTCGCTACCGGTTGGATGGAGTGTCGCCGGGGTATGTCCGGGTGACGCCCTTCGCTCCCGAGGGGCCCGGCAACGTCCGGGAGGTTCAGGACGAGGTCACGGTGGGGGCGGTGGCGCGGCTGGACATCCAGCTCGCGGGCTTCGCGCCGGTGACGGTGCATCTGGACATCGCGGAGGGGGACAGGGACGCCGATGTGAGGTCGGTCTCCCTGTCGGGAGCGCTGCGCCGTCAGCCGGACGGCTCCTGGACGGGGGCATCCGAGGCGGGTTCTCAGCGCGCTGGCGCGCATGGATACATCGGTTGGGGCTGGGCGGGGGGCGGGATGCCGGTGGTGTTGACGCCAGGGGTCGCCGCGACGTTCCGGTTTCCCTTCGTGTACGACCGCACTTCCGGAGTCATTCCCAGAGGGCCGCCGTCGCCCAGGGATGAGGACGTCGAGGCCAATCGCTTCGAACTCGCTGGACGCGTCTTCCTGCCGGATGGGACGCCGGTGAAGGGCGGCATTCGGGTTTCGACCGAAGCGCCCATGTACATCGGGCGTTGTGGGAATGTGCCGCGCATCCATTCGCACCATCGCTTCGAGGGCGCGGAGTTCGTCATTCGTCCGATGGTGGGTGAGCGCGAGGTCTACGCGTGGCTCGATGACGGCCGGGCCGGCAAGATCACGGTCAGGGGCCGCGTGGGCGAGAGGGTGTCCGCCGACATCCGGTTGGAAGAGACAGGTGCGGTGGTCGGCCAGTTGGAAGTCGACGACGACTATTACTCGAACAGAAGTGAAGTCATCGTGGTCGATGGCATGTGGTACGGCGTCTGGCATCGCAGTGGCGAAGATGGACGCTTCACCGTGGCGGGGCTCTCGCCGGGAAAGCATTCGCTCGTCACGCCAGCGGGCACGTTGGATTTCAACATCAACGCGCGGGAGCGGACCAACGTGGGGCTCTTGAAGAAGCAGCCGCCGGAAGAGGTCTCGGCCGCGAGTCCGTGA
- a CDS encoding DsbA family protein, giving the protein MLKQSGWAVGLSMGLALGFVGGCASGTEDSAAGSAQGAKVAVNAAAPTAPRPRPPISPTVYKVPVVNSPVAGAEDALVTLVEFSDYECPFCARGNTTVKQLQERYGDRLRVVMKHHPLAMHPRARPAALAALAAGEQGKFWEMHEVLFANARALGEDDLERHARGVGLDIARWNRDRADPRLAERVQQDEALALKLGATGTPAFFVNGRFISGAQPLEVFSSVVDEELAKAEALVKTGVRPAEVYARTIAAGKEEAVSAASAQKELPTQQVEVGNAPSRGAADAPVTVVAFSDFECPFCARAVPTLKALEQEYAGKIRVAFKHQPLAQHPNAQPAAAASMAAHEQGKFWEFHDLLFANQRKLDRASLETYAKELGLDMNRFKASLDSRKHDAHITADASEAMRVGATGTPTFFINGRPVVGARPIDQFRNIINDELRKAGK; this is encoded by the coding sequence ATGCTCAAGCAGTCTGGCTGGGCCGTGGGCCTGTCGATGGGGCTCGCGTTGGGATTCGTGGGCGGTTGCGCGTCGGGGACGGAGGATTCGGCCGCGGGGTCGGCGCAGGGCGCGAAGGTCGCCGTCAACGCGGCGGCGCCCACGGCCCCCCGCCCGCGGCCGCCCATCTCGCCCACCGTCTACAAGGTGCCGGTGGTGAACTCGCCTGTCGCGGGGGCGGAGGACGCGCTCGTCACGCTGGTGGAGTTCTCTGATTACGAGTGCCCGTTCTGCGCTCGCGGCAACACCACGGTGAAGCAGCTCCAGGAGCGCTATGGGGACCGGCTGCGCGTGGTGATGAAGCACCACCCGTTGGCCATGCATCCCCGCGCGCGCCCCGCGGCGTTGGCGGCGCTGGCGGCGGGTGAGCAGGGCAAGTTCTGGGAGATGCACGAGGTGCTCTTCGCCAACGCGAGGGCCCTGGGTGAAGACGACCTGGAGCGCCACGCTCGCGGCGTGGGCCTGGACATCGCGCGGTGGAACCGCGACCGCGCCGACCCGCGTCTGGCCGAGCGTGTCCAACAGGATGAGGCGCTGGCGCTGAAGCTGGGGGCCACCGGCACGCCGGCGTTCTTCGTCAACGGCCGCTTCATCAGTGGCGCGCAGCCACTGGAGGTTTTCTCCAGCGTGGTGGACGAGGAGCTGGCCAAGGCGGAGGCCCTGGTGAAGACGGGCGTCCGTCCTGCGGAGGTGTATGCGCGCACCATCGCGGCCGGGAAGGAAGAGGCGGTGTCCGCGGCCTCGGCGCAGAAGGAGCTTCCGACGCAGCAGGTGGAGGTGGGCAACGCGCCTTCGAGGGGCGCCGCGGACGCACCGGTGACGGTGGTGGCCTTCTCCGACTTCGAGTGCCCCTTCTGCGCTCGCGCCGTGCCCACGTTGAAGGCGCTGGAGCAGGAGTACGCGGGCAAGATTCGGGTGGCCTTCAAGCACCAGCCGCTGGCGCAGCACCCCAACGCGCAGCCCGCGGCGGCGGCCTCGATGGCGGCGCACGAACAGGGCAAGTTCTGGGAGTTCCACGACCTGCTCTTCGCCAACCAGCGCAAGCTGGACCGGGCCTCCCTGGAGACGTACGCGAAGGAACTGGGCCTGGACATGAACCGCTTCAAGGCCTCGCTGGATTCGCGCAAGCATGACGCGCACATCACCGCGGACGCGTCCGAGGCCATGCGCGTGGGCGCCACCGGCACGCCGACGTTCTTCATCAACGGCCGCCCGGTGGTGGGCGCACGGCCCATCGACCAGTTCCGCAACATCATCAACGACGAGTTGCGGAAGGCCGGGAAGTAG
- a CDS encoding CDP-alcohol phosphatidyltransferase family protein yields the protein MRRQASLALLNTLSLTRLPLAVAFVVIPDVWVRAGLVMLAAFTDFLDGWIARHRGLTTRLGALIDPVADRAFMVTAIVVCYLDGLISGIAVLLLVIRDLGTTVGFLVARLVPNLRRVELKARMLGKAVTSLQLVTLLCVLLFPPAVVPLVALIGVLSLASMVDYSTAVVRARERGSGPRRMKPGAGSSSPASPLPPVRK from the coding sequence ATGCGCCGACAGGCGAGCCTCGCGCTGCTCAACACCTTGTCGCTCACCCGGCTGCCCCTGGCGGTTGCGTTCGTCGTCATCCCCGACGTGTGGGTCCGCGCGGGGCTGGTGATGCTGGCCGCCTTCACGGACTTCCTGGATGGCTGGATTGCCCGGCACAGGGGACTGACGACCCGGCTGGGCGCGCTCATCGACCCGGTGGCGGACCGCGCCTTCATGGTGACGGCCATCGTCGTCTGCTACCTCGACGGGCTCATCAGCGGAATCGCGGTGCTGCTGCTGGTGATACGGGACTTGGGCACCACCGTGGGCTTCCTGGTCGCCCGCCTGGTGCCGAACCTGCGGCGCGTCGAGCTGAAAGCCCGGATGCTCGGGAAGGCCGTCACCTCGTTGCAGTTGGTGACCCTGCTCTGCGTCCTGCTGTTCCCGCCCGCCGTGGTGCCGCTGGTGGCGCTCATCGGCGTGCTGTCGCTCGCGTCCATGGTGGACTACTCGACGGCGGTGGTGCGAGCCCGGGAGCGAGGCTCCGGCCCCCGGCGGATGAAGCCCGGGGCCGGGTCGTCGTCACCGGCGTCACCCCTGCCGCCGGTGCGCAAGTAA
- a CDS encoding DUF4846 domain-containing protein has product MSTFDCLLRPFIPSWPVGGRSRSWKVCWPLLLLALLPPAMGRASEDGKPRAPTKEERSRYTWLTPQAQVRPLSAALPPPEGYTRVAVTKDSFGAWLRGLPLRPHGTPVLSHQGATILAARDRRLAAVAELDVGTANLQQCADSVIRLHAEWLWAGNQTDRLAYRFTSGHLAAWSKYAEGDRARVSGSKVTWVRSAAPDASRRSFRSWLDLVFTYAGTHSLSSLKARPTHEDVRPGDFFVLGGSPGHVVLVLDVAANAAGKKVALLGQGFMPAQDFHVLAEEGDTAPWFPLEEGEDVVTPFWKPFPWSSLRRF; this is encoded by the coding sequence GTGTCCACGTTCGATTGCCTGCTTCGCCCGTTCATCCCGTCCTGGCCCGTGGGGGGCCGCTCCCGTTCGTGGAAGGTGTGCTGGCCGCTTCTCCTGCTGGCGTTGCTGCCGCCGGCGATGGGCCGGGCCTCGGAGGACGGCAAGCCCCGGGCGCCCACCAAGGAGGAGCGGTCCCGCTACACCTGGTTGACGCCCCAGGCGCAGGTGCGCCCGCTGTCGGCCGCGCTGCCACCGCCGGAGGGCTACACGCGCGTCGCGGTGACGAAGGACTCCTTCGGTGCCTGGCTGCGGGGACTTCCGCTGCGGCCACACGGCACGCCGGTGCTCAGCCACCAGGGCGCGACGATTCTGGCGGCCAGGGACCGGCGGCTGGCGGCGGTGGCGGAGCTGGACGTGGGCACGGCCAACCTCCAGCAGTGCGCGGACTCCGTCATCCGTCTTCATGCGGAGTGGCTCTGGGCCGGCAATCAGACGGACCGGCTCGCCTACCGCTTCACCAGTGGGCACCTGGCGGCCTGGTCGAAGTACGCGGAAGGGGACCGGGCGCGTGTGTCGGGCTCGAAGGTGACGTGGGTGCGCAGCGCGGCGCCGGATGCCTCACGCCGCAGCTTCCGTTCGTGGCTGGACCTGGTCTTCACCTACGCGGGCACGCACTCGCTGTCGTCCCTCAAGGCGCGGCCCACGCACGAGGACGTGCGGCCCGGGGACTTCTTCGTGCTGGGCGGCAGTCCCGGCCACGTGGTGCTGGTGTTGGACGTGGCGGCCAACGCGGCGGGGAAGAAGGTGGCGCTGCTGGGACAGGGCTTCATGCCTGCCCAGGACTTCCATGTGCTGGCGGAGGAGGGGGACACCGCGCCCTGGTTCCCCTTGGAGGAGGGCGAGGACGTCGTGACGCCCTTCTGGAAGCCCTTCCCGTGGTCTTCGTTGCGGCGTTTCTGA
- a CDS encoding fatty acid desaturase family protein produces the protein MYAQVVVDEADIQFAQRVDRKALAAVTRELSQVSNVRALWTLAVQWAAIAAAFAFVFWVDRWWAWPLAAVVIATRQHALLALMHESAHYHFLSNRKVSDVVADLLCAFPLNMTTAGYRHEHMLHHRYVNTPQDPYLAGQLVDASWHFPRTPLRATAVFLADALGLYAPNHLKVVMPWTYWGRLAMGAQPRITAGEHLRYWLYVATLVTVLVTTGAWLHWLLLWVMPTATVMMAFFRMRALGEHPIEETTSGDETRETRDVMGTALENFFIAPLNVNLHLTHHAFPSVPFYNLPAMHAAFAKTGLLEDGVNRFETYLGKENSLFQHLTREPEASAASVSQPAALGQPLHS, from the coding sequence ATGTACGCTCAAGTGGTCGTCGATGAGGCAGACATCCAGTTCGCGCAGCGGGTTGATCGCAAGGCGCTGGCGGCCGTCACCCGGGAGCTGTCCCAGGTGAGCAATGTGCGGGCGCTATGGACGCTGGCCGTACAGTGGGCAGCCATCGCGGCGGCATTTGCCTTCGTCTTCTGGGTGGACCGTTGGTGGGCCTGGCCGCTGGCGGCCGTGGTCATCGCGACGCGGCAGCACGCGCTGCTGGCGCTGATGCACGAGTCGGCGCACTACCACTTCCTGTCCAACCGCAAGGTGTCGGACGTGGTCGCGGACCTGCTCTGCGCCTTCCCGCTGAACATGACGACGGCGGGCTACCGGCACGAGCACATGCTGCACCACCGCTATGTGAACACGCCGCAGGACCCGTACCTGGCCGGGCAGTTGGTGGACGCGTCCTGGCACTTCCCGCGCACGCCGCTGCGCGCGACGGCCGTCTTCCTGGCGGACGCGCTGGGCCTCTACGCCCCCAACCACCTGAAGGTGGTGATGCCCTGGACGTACTGGGGCCGCCTGGCGATGGGCGCCCAGCCGCGCATCACCGCGGGCGAGCACCTGCGCTACTGGCTCTACGTGGCCACGCTCGTCACCGTGCTGGTGACGACGGGCGCGTGGCTGCACTGGCTGCTGCTGTGGGTGATGCCGACGGCGACGGTGATGATGGCCTTCTTCCGGATGCGCGCCCTGGGTGAGCACCCCATCGAGGAGACGACGTCCGGTGACGAGACGCGCGAGACGCGCGACGTGATGGGCACCGCGCTGGAGAACTTCTTCATCGCGCCGCTCAACGTGAACCTGCACCTCACCCACCACGCGTTCCCCTCCGTGCCCTTCTACAACCTGCCCGCCATGCACGCGGCGTTCGCCAAGACGGGCCTGCTGGAGGACGGCGTGAACCGCTTCGAGACGTACCTGGGCAAGGAGAACAGCCTGTTCCAGCACCTCACGCGTGAGCCCGAGGCCTCCGCGGCCTCCGTGTCGCAGCCGGCCGCGCTGGGCCAGCCGCTCCACTCGTGA
- a CDS encoding cytochrome P450: protein MSVPKQEETGAPAPASSGRCPHLGAQYNPFAGPHVENPHPFFDQLRKEEPVAFSPMLNMWLISRYDDIAQVLRDPARFSNRDMLVSGTHAHLTEEARAILAQGYPTAHVLLGMDPPEHTRLRRLMNQCFTPQRVASLAPLVQRMATELVERFDKTGQADLVTQLAYPMPVHVILGAVGVPQEDFWRIKGWSTDWQRILFEYVPPEKQVDMAKGFLEFQQYCIRLIEDRRRNPRDDLASHMLAVEDNGEALSLHELIMAIGGSMLAAGHESTTALLANAWKLALQHGLWQRLRDHRELVPRFLEESSRYDSVSHAMIRTATEDVVVGGVKIPGGSRLLLLYAAASRDEALCPHANKLDLDREKVPQHLTYGRGTHFCLGAPLARLQFHVATNLLLDRLPDPRLVAGQDFGTTQNLVLRQMKHLKVEWTPH from the coding sequence ATGTCCGTGCCCAAGCAGGAAGAAACCGGAGCCCCAGCTCCCGCCTCAAGCGGCCGTTGTCCTCACCTGGGAGCCCAGTACAACCCCTTCGCCGGCCCCCACGTGGAGAACCCGCACCCCTTCTTCGACCAGCTTCGCAAGGAGGAGCCCGTCGCGTTCAGCCCCATGCTGAACATGTGGTTGATCAGCCGCTACGACGACATCGCCCAGGTGCTGAGGGACCCGGCGCGCTTCTCCAACCGGGACATGCTCGTGAGCGGCACCCACGCGCACCTCACGGAGGAGGCGCGGGCCATCCTGGCGCAGGGCTATCCCACCGCGCACGTGCTGCTGGGCATGGACCCGCCCGAGCACACCCGCCTGCGGCGGCTGATGAACCAGTGCTTCACTCCGCAGCGGGTCGCAAGCCTGGCGCCGTTGGTCCAGCGCATGGCCACCGAGCTGGTGGAGCGCTTCGACAAGACGGGCCAGGCGGACCTGGTGACGCAGCTCGCGTACCCCATGCCGGTCCACGTCATCCTCGGCGCCGTGGGCGTCCCGCAGGAGGACTTCTGGCGAATCAAGGGCTGGAGCACCGACTGGCAGCGCATCCTCTTCGAGTACGTCCCGCCCGAGAAGCAGGTGGACATGGCGAAGGGCTTCCTCGAGTTCCAGCAGTACTGCATCCGCCTCATCGAGGACCGGCGCCGCAACCCGCGCGATGACCTGGCCAGCCACATGCTGGCCGTGGAGGACAACGGCGAGGCCCTGTCCCTGCACGAGCTCATCATGGCCATTGGTGGCTCCATGCTGGCCGCCGGCCACGAGTCCACCACCGCGCTGCTGGCCAACGCCTGGAAGCTGGCCCTGCAGCACGGCCTCTGGCAGCGGCTGCGCGACCACCGCGAGCTGGTGCCTCGCTTCCTGGAGGAGTCCAGCCGCTATGACTCCGTCTCCCACGCCATGATTCGCACCGCCACCGAGGACGTGGTGGTGGGCGGCGTGAAGATTCCCGGAGGCTCACGCCTGCTGCTGCTCTACGCCGCGGCGAGCCGGGACGAAGCCCTCTGCCCCCACGCCAACAAGCTCGACCTGGACCGGGAGAAAGTGCCCCAGCACCTCACCTACGGCCGCGGCACGCACTTCTGCCTGGGCGCCCCCCTGGCCCGGCTCCAGTTCCACGTCGCCACCAACCTCCTCCTGGACCGGCTGCCCGACCCCAGGCTCGTCGCCGGACAGGACTTCGGCACCACGCAGAACCTCGTCCTGCGCCAGATGAAGCACCTGAAGGTGGAGTGGACGCCCCACTGA
- a CDS encoding STAS/SEC14 domain-containing protein, translating into MKQQPREWTCGAHRAHIEEPNTLVAVFTGLISLDEVKQTVTLYEDTYKQKGQYYLIADIGRSSLEAAGRRYMSEKASSDWYHAIIYVGADIVMQTFVKAIALALLFTGKSTFETVFVKTPEEARAWVAQHRVRARGKTG; encoded by the coding sequence ATGAAACAACAGCCTCGGGAGTGGACGTGCGGCGCGCACCGGGCGCACATCGAGGAGCCGAACACCCTGGTCGCCGTCTTCACCGGACTCATCAGCCTGGACGAAGTGAAACAGACGGTCACCCTCTACGAAGACACGTACAAGCAGAAGGGCCAGTACTACCTCATCGCGGACATCGGCCGGTCCTCGCTGGAGGCCGCGGGACGCCGGTACATGTCCGAGAAGGCCAGCTCCGACTGGTACCACGCCATCATCTACGTCGGCGCCGACATCGTGATGCAGACCTTCGTCAAGGCCATCGCCCTGGCGCTGCTCTTCACCGGCAAGTCGACCTTCGAGACGGTGTTCGTGAAGACCCCCGAAGAAGCCCGTGCCTGGGTGGCCCAGCACCGGGTCCGCGCCCGCGGCAAGACAGGCTAG